One window from the genome of Vagococcus entomophilus encodes:
- a CDS encoding mucin-binding protein, giving the protein MTYDKDGSPKTYEVHLKHGTITINPASPGQPGTPINPNNPESPKWAEDTDGASLTKKVTETVHYVYEDGSKAVDDQTETLTFELERTFDKVTGKELKDNGWKEIQNRTSFDEKLSPKLENYTPDQEKIAVVNGITPTSKSVEKTVVYHKDGTTHAKDTSNSRVQVTKKATQDSNSSKKSFPQTGEQTQVIFSIWRMNVSAISGMVAYFMRKKAKNK; this is encoded by the coding sequence GTGACGTATGATAAAGACGGAAGTCCCAAAACATACGAAGTCCATTTGAAGCATGGGACTATAACCATTAATCCGGCATCTCCTGGTCAACCAGGAACACCAATTAATCCAAATAATCCTGAGAGTCCCAAATGGGCAGAAGACACAGATGGTGCTTCTCTAACGAAAAAAGTTACTGAAACCGTTCATTATGTATATGAAGATGGATCGAAAGCAGTAGACGATCAAACCGAAACATTGACGTTTGAGCTGGAAAGAACGTTTGATAAAGTAACAGGAAAAGAGCTTAAAGATAATGGGTGGAAAGAGATCCAAAATCGCACTTCTTTTGATGAAAAACTATCGCCTAAACTAGAAAATTATACGCCTGACCAAGAAAAAATCGCAGTTGTTAATGGGATTACTCCTACGAGTAAAAGTGTTGAAAAGACGGTTGTCTACCATAAAGATGGAACAACACACGCAAAGGATACATCAAACAGCAGAGTACAAGTTACAAAAAAGGCTACGCAAGACTCGAATTCTAGTAAAAAAAGCTTCCCACAAACGGGCGAACAAACTCAAGTAATCTTTTCAATTTGGAGGATGAATGTATCGGCTATTAGTGGAATGGTTGCTTACTTTATGAGGAAAAAAGCAAAGAACAAGTAA
- a CDS encoding SDR family NAD(P)-dependent oxidoreductase, which yields MYTLITGASSGIGQAFAVEYAKKNKNLVLLARSKEKLKAIKAELEKKYQVKVEIVMYDLSVPNVAQHAYQRIQELGIMIETLINCAGFATSGKVSDVSYEQQHNEIMVNTVALFDLTKLFLDSMLKKNKGLIINVASTSAYHPIPTMAVYAASKAFVLSFTEALAMECQESQVRIFAISPGATDTNFFSSGGGVSYGNLRTPQHVVKVTLDAIEKGKISKIDGLNNYVTSTILPRILPRKNMVTMVNTIMKKQVKK from the coding sequence ATGTATACACTCATAACTGGAGCATCATCAGGAATAGGACAAGCTTTTGCGGTTGAGTACGCGAAAAAAAATAAAAACTTAGTACTTTTAGCACGGTCCAAAGAGAAGTTGAAAGCAATAAAAGCTGAGCTCGAAAAAAAATATCAGGTTAAGGTTGAAATTGTAATGTATGATTTATCTGTTCCAAATGTAGCACAACACGCTTATCAAAGGATTCAAGAATTAGGAATTATGATTGAAACCTTGATTAATTGCGCAGGATTTGCGACTAGTGGCAAGGTAAGCGATGTGAGTTATGAACAACAACATAATGAAATCATGGTAAACACTGTCGCACTATTCGACTTGACAAAGCTGTTTTTAGATTCTATGCTAAAGAAAAATAAAGGACTCATTATAAATGTTGCGTCAACATCAGCTTATCATCCTATCCCTACAATGGCTGTTTATGCTGCCAGTAAAGCCTTTGTACTTTCCTTTACTGAGGCCTTAGCGATGGAGTGCCAGGAAAGTCAAGTACGTATTTTTGCTATTAGCCCGGGCGCAACAGATACTAATTTTTTCTCTAGTGGTGGTGGGGTTTCATATGGAAACTTGCGAACGCCACAGCACGTAGTAAAAGTCACACTTGATGCGATTGAGAAAGGGAAGATTTCTAAAATTGATGGACTTAATAATTATGTGACAAGTACTATATTGCCAAGAATTTTACCGAGAAAGAATATGGTCACAATGGTAAATACTATCATGAAAAAACAGGTGAAAAAGTAA
- a CDS encoding helix-turn-helix domain-containing protein, with protein sequence MLSLLEHHIKNQLDMLNYMYTNQSILVKEKKISEYLNLSYETTRNYLYQLFNEANISEPLKPFLITNEEYKKIYEQTVSKSINLAILKELIFSPGHSAHYYCDTLAISPPLFAKRIRQLNNFLSRYSLEIKVKKGYRIFGQNEDQFCFFLTTCIYAFHTEIFIGPIEYTEIVTLLKKYQCPCSFGTLGGFWNEQFFACVFLVYLLRETQSSELLHSEVLPNNKLLPKDDFLMLKKLFPKLTPLAIVTAIDKFKKFMTVRISNEITCGVTKVVQTHFNWSKKELSNTSKQKIITLLSVSVVFFKRCPFTSKNFNPELCIFIDEIKKQNPRLFYSIQTLIHKIDTEFDLQTIKVFEATFYRLLAEVGVAHLIPKLTILVTTELGQEHGHYLARQLAGLLEFSNIPNEITVIELDQLKHIDAKNEYDFSLSTIKTENSATILIPYNLTLQNSSHLIKLFSQADCSS encoded by the coding sequence ATGCTGAGTCTATTAGAGCATCATATTAAAAATCAATTAGATATGTTAAATTATATGTACACGAATCAATCTATCTTAGTAAAGGAAAAAAAGATTTCTGAATATTTGAATTTATCTTACGAAACAACGAGAAATTATCTATATCAGCTTTTTAATGAAGCGAATATTTCAGAACCTCTAAAACCTTTTCTGATTACCAATGAAGAATATAAAAAAATATACGAACAAACCGTATCGAAATCCATAAATTTAGCCATCCTAAAAGAATTAATTTTTTCTCCTGGTCATTCTGCCCATTACTACTGTGATACATTAGCAATCAGCCCGCCACTTTTTGCTAAACGGATCCGTCAACTCAATAACTTTCTATCACGATACTCGCTTGAAATTAAAGTAAAGAAAGGGTATCGGATTTTCGGTCAAAATGAAGATCAATTTTGTTTCTTCCTTACCACTTGTATCTATGCTTTTCACACAGAAATTTTTATAGGACCCATTGAGTATACTGAAATCGTCACCCTTTTAAAAAAGTATCAGTGTCCTTGTAGCTTTGGAACACTAGGTGGCTTTTGGAATGAACAATTCTTTGCTTGTGTATTTCTTGTCTATCTATTGAGAGAAACCCAATCTTCCGAACTTTTGCACTCGGAGGTTTTGCCCAATAATAAACTTTTACCTAAAGATGATTTTCTCATGCTAAAAAAACTATTTCCAAAACTAACACCTTTAGCAATAGTTACTGCCATAGATAAGTTCAAAAAATTTATGACGGTTCGAATTTCTAATGAGATCACTTGTGGCGTTACAAAAGTTGTGCAAACACATTTTAACTGGTCAAAAAAAGAGCTCAGTAATACTTCTAAACAAAAAATAATCACTTTGCTTTCTGTTAGTGTTGTTTTTTTCAAAAGATGCCCTTTTACCTCTAAAAATTTCAATCCGGAACTATGTATTTTTATAGATGAAATAAAAAAACAAAATCCGCGATTATTTTATTCGATTCAAACACTTATTCATAAAATTGACACTGAATTTGATTTACAAACGATTAAAGTTTTCGAGGCTACTTTTTATCGTTTATTAGCTGAAGTAGGTGTAGCACATTTGATTCCAAAATTAACCATATTAGTGACAACCGAGCTTGGTCAAGAACATGGTCATTACTTAGCACGTCAACTTGCTGGGCTGCTTGAATTTTCAAATATTCCTAACGAAATAACAGTAATAGAACTCGATCAACTAAAACATATTGATGCTAAAAATGAATATGACTTTTCACTATCTACAATTAAAACTGAAAATTCTGCTACTATTCTCATCCCCTATAATTTAACGCTTCAAAATTCCTCTCATTTAATCAAATTATTTTCACAAGCAGATTGCTCTTCATGA
- a CDS encoding lectin-like domain-containing protein, with product MCQSGNVAFSGAIDVRNNFEIDGAINLGEVTSNRGYTGIADGIGFVFYKGERNQVVGTGGDLGIYGVTNAFGWKIDTWLNDSKHSKHSKHSNTNQILKGDYDDGHTNPYGTFITTDSKGYGTIDQSSAAEINKAIEDNQFHSIKFIYTAATKKFKIILNTPSGDVTFTKTFEYDASNPAYYFTIAASTGALPTHQAYKIDNMVYSPIQKAIVNYIDDNNGKVLASDSLTGSSSSVIQYATDSQFAFFKAKGYELVRDGFISGSKYDTKDQIFEFHLKHGTTSASENKTITETVHYQYSDKSQAHADQQATPVEFSRTVTTDKVDGTKTYSEWSAKENQTSFAKIVSPTILGYTPDQAEIAEVTGLTAESKSIEKTVMYTVNKEQAKVTYIDDTTGKPITSKELSGDYGTTDGYRTSDTIKELTDQGYN from the coding sequence ATGTGTCAGTCGGGGAATGTTGCTTTTTCAGGGGCAATTGATGTTAGAAATAATTTCGAAATTGATGGGGCAATTAACTTAGGAGAAGTGACAAGTAATCGGGGCTACACGGGAATTGCAGATGGGATAGGTTTTGTTTTCTATAAAGGGGAGAGAAATCAAGTTGTAGGAACAGGTGGAGATCTTGGAATTTATGGCGTAACCAATGCATTTGGCTGGAAAATTGATACATGGTTAAACGATTCCAAACATTCCAAACATTCCAAACATTCCAATACCAATCAGATTCTTAAAGGAGATTATGATGATGGGCACACCAACCCATATGGTACTTTTATTACAACTGATAGTAAAGGTTATGGGACCATTGATCAAAGTTCAGCAGCTGAAATCAACAAAGCAATTGAAGACAATCAATTTCATTCTATTAAATTTATATATACCGCAGCTACGAAGAAATTCAAAATTATTTTGAATACACCAAGTGGAGATGTGACATTTACGAAGACATTTGAATATGATGCTAGCAATCCAGCTTACTATTTCACTATTGCAGCGTCTACAGGGGCTTTGCCAACACATCAAGCGTATAAAATTGATAATATGGTATATTCACCCATCCAAAAGGCAATCGTAAATTATATAGACGATAATAATGGAAAAGTACTTGCTTCTGATTCATTAACAGGGTCAAGCAGTTCAGTTATTCAATACGCTACAGACTCCCAGTTTGCTTTTTTCAAAGCAAAAGGGTACGAGTTGGTAAGAGATGGCTTCATTTCCGGCAGTAAGTATGATACGAAAGATCAAATTTTTGAATTCCACTTGAAACACGGGACAACGAGCGCCTCAGAAAATAAAACTATCACCGAAACCGTTCACTATCAATATAGTGACAAGAGCCAAGCACATGCAGACCAACAAGCAACACCTGTGGAGTTTAGCCGAACGGTAACGACAGATAAAGTCGATGGAACAAAAACATATAGTGAGTGGAGTGCAAAAGAAAATCAAACAAGCTTTGCTAAAATTGTATCGCCAACAATTCTCGGCTACACCCCTGATCAAGCAGAGATTGCAGAAGTAACGGGTCTAACAGCAGAGAGTAAATCGATTGAGAAAACGGTGATGTATACTGTTAATAAGGAACAAGCGAAAGTCACCTACATTGATGATACAACTGGAAAACCAATTACGAGCAAAGAGTTAAGTGGAGATTACGGCACAACGGATGGGTACCGTACGAGTGACACAATCAAAGAGTTGACGGATCAAGGATATAATTAG
- a CDS encoding radical SAM protein has protein sequence MKNILKSCDPTGRYTFLFNTFNGCSIKYSNNIFKTEEDFLNNKEIKQLLKKEDFFQSWEYKYEKILKNEEKVLNISLLIHENCNFRCTYCYEKFEKKEMKIDVMESVIEFIKNSIYSNAEIQHLHISWFGGEPLLNIKGIEYLSNIFIEICDEFNIEYSSDITTNGYMLTLRNYRKLSRLKVSNYQITIDGPKKSHDSQRVLTNGGGTYDRIINNLIKISTDTSDNNLIAIRTNIGPDNISYMEFHIQNLINIFGEDKRFDFNFHNIGNWGENCIDVISNNVALDFSELTVELGGKSEGILWNLMPNTYCYAGKKIII, from the coding sequence ATGAAAAATATACTAAAATCTTGTGATCCAACAGGTAGGTACACTTTTTTGTTTAACACATTTAATGGGTGTTCTATCAAATATTCTAATAATATATTTAAAACGGAAGAAGATTTTTTAAACAATAAAGAAATCAAACAATTATTAAAAAAAGAAGATTTTTTTCAGTCATGGGAGTATAAATATGAAAAAATTCTAAAAAATGAAGAAAAGGTTTTAAATATATCTTTATTAATCCATGAAAATTGTAACTTTCGATGTACTTATTGTTATGAAAAGTTTGAAAAAAAAGAAATGAAAATAGATGTTATGGAATCTGTAATTGAGTTTATTAAAAATAGTATTTATAGTAATGCTGAAATTCAACATCTACACATATCATGGTTTGGGGGAGAACCCTTATTAAATATTAAAGGTATTGAATATTTAAGTAATATTTTTATAGAAATCTGTGATGAATTTAATATTGAATATTCATCAGATATTACAACTAATGGATATATGTTAACTTTAAGGAATTATAGAAAACTATCTCGATTAAAGGTAAGTAATTATCAAATAACTATAGATGGTCCTAAGAAATCACATGATTCTCAAAGGGTTTTAACTAATGGAGGAGGCACGTATGATCGAATTATAAATAATCTGATTAAAATTTCAACAGATACATCAGATAATAATTTAATAGCTATTAGGACAAATATAGGACCTGACAATATAAGCTATATGGAATTTCATATACAAAATCTAATAAATATTTTTGGAGAAGATAAGCGTTTTGATTTTAATTTCCACAATATAGGAAATTGGGGAGAAAACTGTATAGATGTAATAAGTAACAATGTAGCTTTAGATTTTTCTGAATTAACTGTGGAATTGGGTGGGAAATCAGAAGGTATATTATGGAATCTAATGCCAAATACATATTGTTATGCAGGTAAAAAAATAATTATATAA
- a CDS encoding PTS transporter subunit EIIC, with the protein MKGKFAEAMQKFSRSIIVPVKFMAVMGVFLAISVILQMNFMPLFLQTIGTLGKTMMDSMLNNLALIFCVGIASSLANKKKVEAGLTGLISFLLFLAANNAWLTMNNLLAEPGEMGLYGTGQGLVLGFQVVDMNVFLGMVIGCLVGYIHNKFSEVQFNDIFSIYGESRLSFMVLTPIILVLAVVFSYAWPVVNSWINELSNVILTAGLLGVFIYSFGNRFLIPTGLHHLLWMPFCFTAIGGTAEINGKIYTGAANIFYAEMANAGSIVQMDSSLRFATFGFVKIFGSVAVALAIIYCAKKERKEEVKGMMLPSMFVASIAGITEPLDFSFLFFSPLLWFVHSLLTAVSETLLWVLGARTFMLYGLLDTIISNSVFKPTVTKFYLVIIIGGVMSVIWFFIYC; encoded by the coding sequence ATGAAAGGGAAATTTGCTGAAGCTATGCAAAAGTTTTCAAGATCAATTATTGTACCCGTTAAGTTTATGGCGGTAATGGGCGTATTCTTAGCAATTTCTGTTATTTTACAGATGAATTTTATGCCTTTATTTTTACAAACTATTGGGACATTGGGTAAAACGATGATGGATAGTATGCTCAACAATCTAGCCTTGATTTTTTGTGTGGGCATTGCCTCCTCTTTGGCGAATAAAAAGAAAGTGGAAGCAGGGCTAACAGGACTAATCAGTTTTCTTCTTTTTTTAGCAGCAAACAACGCTTGGCTAACAATGAATAACCTGCTAGCAGAACCGGGAGAAATGGGATTATATGGTACAGGTCAAGGGCTGGTTTTGGGATTTCAAGTTGTCGATATGAACGTGTTTTTGGGAATGGTCATAGGTTGTTTAGTTGGCTATATTCATAATAAATTTTCTGAGGTTCAGTTCAATGATATTTTTAGTATTTACGGTGAATCACGGCTGAGTTTTATGGTTTTAACGCCTATCATTTTGGTGTTAGCTGTTGTGTTTAGCTATGCTTGGCCGGTTGTAAACAGTTGGATTAATGAGTTATCAAATGTAATTTTAACTGCGGGCTTACTAGGCGTTTTTATCTATTCATTTGGCAATCGATTTTTAATTCCTACAGGATTACACCATCTCTTATGGATGCCCTTTTGCTTTACGGCAATTGGTGGGACAGCAGAAATAAACGGGAAAATCTATACAGGGGCAGCCAATATCTTTTATGCAGAAATGGCCAATGCAGGTTCGATTGTACAAATGGATTCCTCCTTAAGGTTTGCAACCTTTGGCTTTGTTAAAATCTTTGGTTCTGTTGCGGTGGCGTTAGCCATTATCTATTGCGCAAAAAAGGAGCGCAAAGAAGAAGTCAAAGGAATGATGTTGCCTTCAATGTTTGTTGCGAGTATCGCAGGGATTACAGAGCCTTTGGATTTTTCATTTTTATTTTTTTCTCCATTGTTATGGTTTGTTCATAGTCTCTTAACGGCTGTATCTGAAACCTTACTGTGGGTGCTAGGTGCAAGAACTTTTATGCTATATGGACTATTGGATACTATCATTTCAAATTCAGTCTTTAAACCAACCGTAACCAAATTTTATTTAGTGATAATCATAGGAGGAGTGATGAGTGTTATCTGGTTTTTTATCTATTGCTGA
- the galE gene encoding UDP-glucose 4-epimerase GalE → MAILVLGGAGYIGSHAVDQLVEVGKKVVVVDNLLTGHRAAVHPKASFYKGDIRDKEFLSQVFEKEIIDGVFHFAASSLVGESVESPLKYFNNNIYGTQVVLEVMQERGIKNIVFSSTAAVYGEPKVMPITEKTSTNPKNPYGESKLMMEKMMHWCEQAYGIHYVALRYFNVAGAKLDSTIGEDHSPETHLVPLILQTALGQRKEIVVFGEDYETPDGSCVRDYVHVVDLIQAHLLALEYLEQGNESTVFNLGSNQGFSVKEMVTAARKITGKEIPTRVGPRRAGDPSMLVASPDKACQILGWKPRYTDVETIMTTAWNWHQTHLDGYENK, encoded by the coding sequence TTGGCGATATTAGTCTTAGGTGGTGCAGGTTACATTGGTTCTCATGCGGTAGACCAACTAGTTGAAGTGGGAAAGAAAGTAGTGGTGGTGGATAATTTACTTACAGGACACAGAGCTGCGGTTCATCCAAAGGCTTCTTTTTATAAAGGAGACATCCGGGACAAAGAGTTTTTAAGTCAAGTCTTTGAAAAAGAGATCATAGACGGGGTGTTCCATTTTGCAGCAAGCTCTCTTGTTGGAGAATCGGTTGAAAGTCCGCTAAAATATTTTAATAATAATATTTACGGTACGCAAGTTGTTTTGGAAGTCATGCAAGAGCGAGGGATAAAAAATATTGTCTTTTCCTCAACCGCAGCAGTATATGGAGAGCCCAAAGTCATGCCCATTACGGAAAAAACGTCAACCAATCCTAAAAATCCGTATGGTGAAAGTAAGCTAATGATGGAAAAAATGATGCATTGGTGTGAACAAGCTTATGGAATTCACTATGTAGCGCTTCGATATTTTAATGTGGCCGGAGCTAAGTTAGATAGCACTATTGGAGAGGACCATTCACCTGAGACTCACTTAGTACCGCTGATTTTACAAACCGCTTTAGGACAACGAAAAGAAATTGTTGTTTTTGGAGAAGATTATGAGACTCCAGATGGTTCGTGTGTGAGGGATTATGTCCATGTGGTTGATTTGATTCAAGCGCATTTACTGGCACTAGAATATTTAGAACAAGGCAATGAGAGTACGGTTTTCAACTTAGGAAGTAATCAAGGTTTTTCTGTAAAAGAAATGGTCACAGCAGCTCGGAAGATTACCGGTAAAGAAATCCCTACAAGAGTTGGTCCAAGAAGAGCGGGTGATCCGAGTATGTTAGTGGCATCACCGGATAAAGCCTGTCAAATTTTGGGTTGGAAACCAAGGTACACGGACGTTGAAACCATCATGACTACAGCGTGGAATTGGCATCAAACTCATTTAGATGGATATGAAAATAAGTAA
- a CDS encoding dimethylarginine dimethylaminohydrolase family protein, protein MKNITVYNEYATLKTVIIGNAETIYIPDAMEMEQEAHTATWKKLLNKYLYKVLKGKKVPQFLAKKYQRELHDFKKILEKNNVEVLTVDPVVPSKKEEPGMAQMYARDSVMCVGNLLIEGNLKLEMRKKEMRGYQSIVQSIKNQSSIHQLHPSETAFLEGGDVLVDYPYVFVGIGKYASNENGINWLQNLLDISQKEQHPDQNWRVIPVYLNDDSLHHLDCCFTIIGPKTAIIHKDSLKALPKELEDYHFIEIDTKTNKEMGGNVLVIGPKKIIVQKRHLSLQKSLQALGYTVFPLDFTWHARLDGAFRCASCPLERIEENHSI, encoded by the coding sequence ATGAAAAATATTACCGTTTACAATGAATATGCCACTTTAAAAACTGTTATTATTGGGAACGCTGAAACTATTTATATACCGGATGCTATGGAAATGGAACAAGAAGCCCATACTGCAACATGGAAAAAATTGTTGAATAAGTATCTCTATAAAGTACTAAAAGGAAAAAAAGTCCCTCAATTTTTAGCGAAAAAATATCAACGGGAATTACATGACTTTAAAAAAATATTAGAAAAAAATAATGTGGAAGTTTTAACGGTTGATCCGGTGGTTCCTTCTAAAAAAGAGGAACCAGGAATGGCCCAAATGTACGCACGCGATAGTGTGATGTGTGTCGGAAATCTACTAATTGAGGGAAATTTAAAACTCGAAATGCGAAAAAAAGAAATGCGCGGCTATCAATCTATCGTACAATCTATTAAAAATCAATCTTCAATTCACCAATTGCATCCTTCAGAAACTGCTTTTTTAGAAGGTGGCGACGTCCTTGTTGATTATCCCTATGTATTTGTTGGCATTGGGAAATATGCAAGTAACGAGAATGGCATCAACTGGCTACAAAATTTATTAGATATCAGCCAAAAAGAACAGCATCCTGACCAAAATTGGCGTGTCATTCCAGTCTATCTGAATGACGACTCCTTACATCACTTAGATTGTTGTTTTACTATTATTGGTCCTAAAACAGCTATTATTCATAAGGACTCTTTAAAAGCGCTCCCTAAAGAACTCGAAGATTATCACTTCATTGAAATTGACACAAAAACCAATAAGGAAATGGGTGGAAATGTTCTTGTTATCGGTCCTAAAAAAATAATCGTTCAGAAGCGACACCTCTCTTTACAAAAGTCACTTCAAGCACTTGGATATACTGTCTTCCCTCTAGATTTCACATGGCACGCACGTTTGGATGGTGCCTTTCGTTGCGCTTCTTGTCCACTTGAGCGGATTGAAGAAAATCATTCCATATGA
- a CDS encoding MarR family winged helix-turn-helix transcriptional regulator has protein sequence MEKIEELRYLIKAVDKEGEEQHTKMLAPFGVTPSQNEVLKILDQQDGLATTQIGELLICGSDNPSRVLDRLIQKELIKKEKDTIDSRKNNIYLTVKGRAVLKETKKIEVEFNEVIKEKLGNQMKIDEFITILNRQIEGTKTLAQIQKKKLIE, from the coding sequence GTGGAAAAGATTGAAGAATTACGTTATTTGATAAAAGCCGTAGATAAAGAAGGGGAAGAGCAGCACACTAAGATGCTTGCACCATTTGGTGTTACACCAAGCCAGAATGAAGTTTTAAAAATTTTAGACCAACAAGATGGACTCGCTACAACTCAGATCGGTGAATTATTAATATGTGGTTCGGATAATCCAAGTCGCGTGCTGGATCGATTAATCCAAAAAGAACTAATAAAAAAGGAAAAAGACACAATAGATTCTAGAAAAAATAATATCTACCTCACCGTAAAAGGTCGAGCGGTATTAAAAGAGACAAAAAAAATCGAAGTGGAATTTAATGAAGTTATAAAAGAAAAGTTAGGAAATCAGATGAAAATAGATGAATTTATTACTATTTTAAATAGACAGATTGAAGGGACAAAAACACTTGCACAAATACAAAAGAAAAAATTGATTGAGTAG
- a CDS encoding ATP-binding cassette domain-containing protein, producing the protein MVFKTIKKFWKYNFLLTFLITLESGGIILSTVYLSKIMDSLINSDKYAFLESFAISLFLWLIALILGYIKNIHVEYAKQKQVLYIRNKILSSISVKSYEEFHEKQINEYISWLTLDINTLEEQCFGNFYLAISSFTLIVFSAIAILKFSYVLLIIAIVAAIIMTIVPNRLRKQLDIKNTSLSKKYEKYISKVDEWIKGFPTLISYNKNYLLKQQLNIENEKIANLKSDLGKTKAIINSIIRFLSVVFQYSIIFVTGIFVLSGRLSGGVIFSIGDLTGNFFGNMSFFINEVTMFFSTSKIIDKINFDNSLDVPRIPLNDNEFTFFNQIKIKNLEYDFPNSQKILIPDMNFIKGGKYAILGKSGTGKTTFLNILSKNLGYTKGTIEIDGQNINNIDTKKYRDKISYVKQKPYIFDLSLFDNVTLLDNFDKEKVEKIIDKIELTDLENIDSLGLFGKNISGGQAQRVEIGRSLIQEKDILLIDEGTSNLDSETSYIIEKAILLNPELTVIFVTHHLNPVLEKMFTDIYEF; encoded by the coding sequence ATGGTTTTTAAGACAATAAAAAAATTTTGGAAATATAACTTTTTACTTACTTTCCTAATAACTTTAGAGTCAGGTGGCATAATACTCTCTACTGTTTATCTATCTAAAATAATGGATAGTTTAATTAACAGTGATAAATACGCTTTTCTTGAGTCTTTCGCTATTTCACTTTTTTTATGGTTAATAGCTTTAATCTTAGGCTATATTAAGAATATTCATGTAGAATATGCTAAACAAAAACAAGTATTATATATTCGAAATAAAATTCTATCAAGTATATCTGTTAAATCATATGAAGAATTTCATGAGAAACAAATAAATGAGTATATATCTTGGTTGACTCTTGACATAAATACACTAGAGGAACAATGTTTTGGAAATTTTTATTTAGCTATATCAAGTTTTACTTTAATTGTTTTTTCTGCAATAGCAATACTTAAATTTAGCTATGTGTTACTGATAATAGCTATAGTAGCAGCGATTATAATGACAATAGTTCCAAATAGATTACGGAAACAACTAGATATTAAAAATACATCTTTATCTAAAAAATATGAAAAGTATATTTCAAAAGTTGATGAATGGATTAAAGGATTTCCAACATTAATATCGTATAATAAAAACTATTTATTGAAACAACAATTGAATATAGAGAATGAAAAAATAGCTAATTTGAAAAGTGATTTAGGAAAAACAAAAGCAATAATAAATTCTATTATTAGATTTCTTTCAGTTGTTTTTCAATACAGTATTATTTTTGTGACGGGCATATTTGTTCTATCAGGAAGATTATCAGGAGGGGTGATATTTTCCATTGGTGATTTGACTGGCAATTTTTTCGGTAATATGAGCTTCTTTATAAATGAGGTTACAATGTTTTTTTCTACATCAAAGATTATTGATAAAATAAATTTTGATAATAGTTTAGATGTGCCTAGAATTCCTTTAAATGATAATGAATTTACTTTTTTTAATCAAATAAAGATAAAAAATCTAGAGTATGATTTTCCAAATAGCCAGAAGATACTAATTCCAGATATGAACTTTATTAAAGGTGGAAAATATGCCATTTTAGGAAAGAGTGGTACAGGAAAAACTACTTTTTTAAATATATTATCTAAGAATTTAGGTTATACCAAAGGTACTATAGAAATAGATGGTCAGAATATAAATAACATAGATACTAAAAAATATAGAGACAAAATATCTTATGTAAAACAAAAGCCGTATATATTTGATTTGAGTCTCTTTGATAATGTAACTTTACTAGATAATTTTGATAAGGAAAAAGTGGAAAAAATAATAGATAAAATTGAACTGACAGATTTAGAGAATATTGATTCTTTAGGTTTGTTCGGCAAGAATATATCTGGAGGACAGGCTCAAAGAGTTGAAATAGGGCGAAGCTTAATACAAGAAAAGGATATTTTATTAATTGATGAAGGAACAAGCAATTTAGACTCAGAAACGTCGTACATAATAGAAAAAGCAATCTTATTAAATCCTGAATTAACAGTTATTTTTGTAACACACCATTTAAATCCTGTTTTAGAAAAAATGTTTACTGATATTTATGAATTTTAA